GTCATCAGTCAGGTTGCAACATGTTGAAAATGAATTACAGTTACCTGTCAGCTGTAGCTCCGAGCAGATTTTGCACTGAGCTATACAATCACAAAGGAATGTCAGGCGTTTGGTGTCTTTAAGGCGAGATGCCAGATTGTACAGCAATGTACCCATGGCTTTGTCCACTCCAGATGACCCACAGGCACGCTGAGCCTGTTGAAAGCAATGAGGAAAGACCAGGATTTATTCATGTGCACGTCAAAAAACCAATGGACTATTATAAAGCAAGAACAAACAGGGGAAAACCAGGGCAACAGTTTCTCTTTTATCTTGAGGGTCTGCAaggaaagtgaaaatgaaacaaactgctCAGACTTTAGAGAAACACGTTTACACGAAGCTCCTTTAAAAAGTGACAAGAACTGAGCACAAgtgagctaaaaataaaaattaaattaaaaaaaaagtgcatgtcAAGTCACATTTCGCAGctgtctctctgactctgacttcCGCTGAGTCGTACCTGATTTATTGCCTCCTTCAGAGAGCCGCTCAGCGCTTCATTCTTCAGCGTCTCCTTCGCTTTCTGCTCACTGAGGCCGATGGAGGTGAAAAGTCCCAGCGTATCAGCCATTTTTCCACCGTGTTCACCGGCAAAGATCGGAAACCAGACCCACACGCTGACCACCGCACACGACTCGGAGAGCAAGGGCGACTTCCTGTACGGCTCAATAATGAGCAATAAAACCGCACCAATAGGAAGCCGCCGGGGAGGGATAATATTGACCAATCGCGTATGAGCTTGGTTTAAGTCACCGCCTACTACGAGCGAAAGAGCCAATCAGCAGCTGTGTTTACATCCGATAGCGCAATCTCGGTAATGTTGCATCAGACTGATGTTTCGGTATTTTCTTATAATTATTAACGTGAAATTATGCCCGGAATCATTATTATCTATGTAAGACAACATTATGAGTTATAACTACTTAAACTTTGCACTTTCCATTAAAAGTATCGGCTCAAATTGCAACGCGTTGTAAGGTCTTTGTTGTCCAGCTGGAAACAACTCCGTGAAAGTTACAGACTCTGGCTGCTGCAGACGTGAAGTGAAGTTGTAGTTCTCTcctaaaaaacatgaatgtgtcaCTGCAGTCAGTGTTTGTAGGTTATTTTTatctataaactataaactgttGATGAAAACAGTTATGGCCAAGCATGCAGTGCTGTCATCGGGGGTCAAAATGTGGAGATCTCTGTCCTGTGCGAAGTCAGAGCTGCGCCTGGATCTCACTCTGGCCTGTGGACAGTCTTTCCGGTAAGTTGGTCAGATAGATGCAGGGCAGAcctaatgcattttttttcatttgtctttgcaTGAACACATCTCAACCCACAGCTGGAGAGAAACTGCAGAAGGCCACTGGACAGGAGTGATGGCAGGACGAGTTTGGACTCTGACTCAAACGGATGACACTGTTTGGTACCATGTTTACAAAGACAAAGGCATGCAGGGGGAGGGATGTGACAGCAAGAGGGGAGCTGGTGTTTCTCTCCAGATGGGAAACAAGTCAGACAAGAGCTTCAAAGCAGCTTTGaaaaaggaggagcaggaggagccgGTGGCTGTGACTTCAGTGCacgacacagaggaggaagaagacatgCTGAGAGATTACTTCCAGCTGAATGTGAAGCTGGGAGATCTGTACGAGGAGTGGGGAGCAGCAGATCCCCACTTTAAATGCATTGCAGACGTCTTCACAGGTCAGCAGTGCATGCATGATAATAAACCATAAGTAATGACTGAGACAATATCAGttttaaatatgttgtttgGTCTCTCCCCAGGTGTGCGAATGCTGCGCCAGGACCCCACCGAATGCCTGTTTTCCTTCATCTGTACCTCCAACAACCACATCTCTCGCATCCAGGGCATGGTGGAGAGGCTGTGCCAGGCTCTGGGTGCCCCACTGTGCCAACTGGATCAAACCTCTTATCACAACTTTCCTTCCCTTTCTGCGCTTGCAGGTGCTACATTCTTTCTCTACGAACCTAACCCCCTGTTTATAATCGTTCAAGAACGTTTGTATCAGTGGGGCAGGGTTTACAACTGCAATCGAGGACTCACGGTCTGTTGGGTCCCTAATTATATTATCCATCCTTTGACTTTTGCTTTTGGTTCCGTGGTAGAAAATCCAACCATGTGGCCTTCATTCATTAAACTTTAACTGTGTTGCAGAACAGATAGAaaagtcagttcagttagttCACTTAGTTCAGTGATGCAAGTTCACATTTCACATGGGTGACTACAACTTAGTCTACAGTTTCATGCAATTGTATACCTACTCCTATGAGACAAATCATGACAGTTACCAATTTACCAGTGTAGAAGAAAATATACTTAAACTATAGAGTGAATCAAGAAGAAAAGGTTCACATCTAGTCCTTGTAATTGCGCCTTTTTCTACATTGGAATTGGCAGACAGCAGTGTGGAGGCGTGTCTCAGGGATCTCGGTTTTGGATACAGGGCTCGCTTCCTTCAGCAGAGTGCAAAGCAAATTTTGGACACCCACGGGCTCCAGTGGCTTGAAGGTCTACGCGGTGTCCCGTATGTGCAGGCCCGTGATGCTCTGCGTACCCTCCCTGGTGTGGGCACCAAGGTATA
The sequence above is drawn from the Larimichthys crocea isolate SSNF chromosome XV, L_crocea_2.0, whole genome shotgun sequence genome and encodes:
- the ogg1 gene encoding N-glycosylase/DNA lyase, producing the protein MKTVMAKHAVLSSGVKMWRSLSCAKSELRLDLTLACGQSFRWRETAEGHWTGVMAGRVWTLTQTDDTVWYHVYKDKGMQGEGCDSKRGAGVSLQMGNKSDKSFKAALKKEEQEEPVAVTSVHDTEEEEDMLRDYFQLNVKLGDLYEEWGAADPHFKCIADVFTGVRMLRQDPTECLFSFICTSNNHISRIQGMVERLCQALGAPLCQLDQTSYHNFPSLSALADSSVEACLRDLGFGYRARFLQQSAKQILDTHGLQWLEGLRGVPYVQARDALRTLPGVGTKVADCVCLMSLDKAEAVPIDTHVWQIAKRDYNYASGNAQKSITDKLHRDIGDFFRKLWGPYAGWAQSVLFCADLKKFQKLKEMPDLKQPLKEEKGGGKMRVAYKKTKIKTEEDETVKAMETKSAGRKKAKVSV